TTTAACTCTAATACTGCTAATGGTTCTACAAAATAAGTTACACCACTTTCTGACTTATCATGCACTATACCCGGAAACTTACCCTTTTCCTGTTGTTTTATGGGCAAAACAAACCTGCCTTGGCGAATCGTAATAATATCATCTTGAATCGAAGAACGGTTCCTGGGATCTCTCAAAATATTCTCTAATCTATCACGTATTTTCTTTTCTGTATTTCGGATATTTCGCCTTACTTTCTTTAATTCCGGACTTGCTTCATCCACAATTTCTGCATCTTCGTTAATACATCTTTTTATTTCCTTTTCCATCAAGCGAAAAACCTTTAAATTGTTTATTTTTCCTTTAATACTCGGATATTTCTGTTCTTCAAAAGAATTAAAATATTCTTTTACTAAATAAATACACTCCAGTACCTTATTAATAATTAAGAGTTTCCTTACAGAAATAATACTTCCCTGAATACGGGCTTTTTTAACATCATCCTCTATGTTGCCCAATGGCATCAGGGGCAGTCTTCCCTGATTTTCTATTATATTTTTCATCTCAGTAGTTTCTATTTGCATTTGACATGCATTAGAATAGTCATTGGAAGGCATCAGTTCCTTTAAATGCCTTTCACCTGAGTGTGTTAGTAAATTCTTCTTTAATATTCCCTTTATTTTATTATATTCTAAAACTTTAAAAAGATGGCTATTCATAAATGTACCCACAATATTTCAGATAGTAATAATCTTCAGTTAAATAATTTTTTTAATCGATTCCATGTCAAATTGAAAATGATTAGGCATCCATTCCCTTAATGAATTATACACTATTATTAATCCTTTCAAGAAAAATTCAGCAAATATTGATTCCTTGATTTGATAATTTATTTCAAGAGGCAGGGGAATAAAATTAACAATAAACAACAGTAAACCAACAATTATAGCTCCCCTAATAAATCCGAATAAAGCTCCACCAAGATTATTTATCCAGTTAAGCAGGAGTAATGCAGTTATATGACTTAGCAAATACTCAAATAAGCGAAAAGTCATAATGACAGCTATAAATATTAGAATAAAGCTAAGAATATGTGATAGAGGCTGGTTCCATTTAAATTGTTTCATTAAAAATGAACTTAAATCGGCATACCAGAATATTGCAATAAATATTGCTGCAATTAGCCCAACCAGCGTCAGCACCTCTGCAATAATACCTCTTTTAAAGCCTAAAAAAACATTAAATAAGATAATAACAAGAATTATTATATCAACCCAGTTAATTATTTTATATTATCCCCCTCTATTCTTAATAAGTTTGGAGAATGATTATTTATTTTCTTAATTCTGCCATAAATTCGCTATTTAGCTTTATTTTAACATTTTCCATCATTTTGTCGACTTCTTCATCAGTTAATGTTCGATCTTTTGATTGAAATATAATTGAAAATGCTACACTCTTGTTTCCCGTCTTGACCTGCTTGCCCTTAAAAATATCAAATAATTCTACTTCCCTTATAATCTTTGGATTAACTTCTATTATTGTTTTTTTTAATTCGTCAACTAAAACCTGTTCAGGAACAACAATAGAAATGTCTCTGTTCAAAGAAGGATATTTTGGTAGCGGTTCAAATACTATATCAAGTGTCACCTTAGAATACAATTCAGAAAAATCTACCTCAAAAAGGAATACATCTTCAGGAATATCTAAAATATCAGACAAATTCTTACTTACTTTACCAAATCTTCCAATTTCTTGATTATTAAATTTGATTATTCCATTTTCCTTCATATTAAATACAGGAAAAGATCCCCGGGTATATGATATATTTTGAATTCGGAGACCATCAAACAGTTTATCTAATATTCCTTTTAAATAAAATAAATCCCATTTCTCATTCTTTTCCCAAATATTTCCTCTTCCGGTTTTTACAATACCACCGGCAATGTTTAATTTTTCAACAGGCAATATGTTATTTTCTATATTCCCGCTATTTAAAAATACCTTTCCGACTTCAAAAATCTTTACTTCATCTGCCATATGGTTAATATTCCACTGAATTGTTTTTAATATTCCGGGCAATAAAGTTGTCCTCATGATCGTTTGATCCTGTATTAGTGGATTAAGTAAATTAACAGTTTCTCTTAACGGATGAGAATTCGGCAAACCCATCCATTCAAAATATGATGAAGTCATCATACTATAATTAATTGTTTGGTACATTCCACAACCTATCAAGATATCAATAATTTTATCAATAATCTTATGTCTTTCACTTTTTCCTTTTTGAATAACAGTAGATTTAAATGTAGTTGTAGGAATATTCTCATAACCATAAATCTT
The genomic region above belongs to Atribacterota bacterium and contains:
- a CDS encoding CvpA family protein; translated protein: MLVIILFNVFLGFKRGIIAEVLTLVGLIAAIFIAIFWYADLSSFLMKQFKWNQPLSHILSFILIFIAVIMTFRLFEYLLSHITALLLLNWINNLGGALFGFIRGAIIVGLLLFIVNFIPLPLEINYQIKESIFAEFFLKGLIIVYNSLREWMPNHFQFDMESIKKII